In Phacochoerus africanus isolate WHEZ1 chromosome 16, ROS_Pafr_v1, whole genome shotgun sequence, one genomic interval encodes:
- the PRSS37 gene encoding probable inactive serine protease 37, whose translation MALILYLSVLAGTFFSAHSSVQKDDHAPYLVYLKSHFNPCVGVLIKSNWVLAPAHCYLPNLKVMLGNFRIRVRDGTEQTINPIQIIRYWNHSHSAPQDDLMLIKLAKPATLNHKVQTLPLATSTVKPGTNCLLSGLDWSQDNNSRHPDLRQNLEAPVMADKDCQKTKQGKSHRNSLCVKFVKVFSRIFGEVAVATVICQNKLQGIEVGQFMGGDVGIYTNVQKYVTWIENITKNK comes from the exons ATGGCACTCATTCTCTATCTGAGTGTCCTGGCGG GGACATTTTTCTCCGCTCACTCGTCTGTGCAGAAAGATGACCATGCCCCCTATTTGGTCTACCTCAAGTCTCACTTCAACCCCTGCGTGGGTGTCCTCATCAAAAGCAACTGGGTGCTGGCCCCGGCTCACTGCTACTTACC AAATCTGAAAGTGATGCTGGGAAATTTCAGGATCAGAGTCAGAGATGGGACAGAGCAGACAATTAACCCCATCCAGATTATCCGCTACTGGAACCACAGTCACAGTGCTCCCCAGGATGACCTCATGCTCATTAAGCTGGCCAAGCCCGCCACCCTCAACCACAAAGTCCAAACCCTTCCCCTCGCCACCAGCACTGTCAAGCCAGGCACCAACTGCCTACTCTCAGGTTTGGACTGGAGCCAGGACAACAACA GCAGACACCCTGATTTAAGGCAGAACCTGGAGGCCCCTGTGATGGCTGATAAAGACTGCCAGAAAACCAAACAAGGAAAAAGCCACAGAAACTCCTTATGTGTGAAATTCGTGAAAGTGTTCAGTCGAATCTTTGGG GAGGTGGCTGTCGCTACTGTCATCTGCCAAAACAAGCTCCAGGGGATCGAGGTTGGCCAATTCATGGGCGGGGACGTGGGCATCTACACCAATGTTCAAAAATATGTAACCTGGATTGAAAACATCACTAAGAACAAATGA
- the TAS2R3 gene encoding taste receptor type 2 member 3 — protein MSGFTEWGFLVLTVTEFILGMLGNGFIGLVNGSSWFKNKRISLSDFIITNLALSRIVLLCILLVDGVLMVFSPKLHDEGIVMQIIDIFWTFTNHLSIWLATCLSVFYCLKVASFSHPTFLWLKWRVSRVVVWMLLSTLLLSCGSAISVIREFKIYFALSGIDGSGNVTELVRKKRDEYKLIHVLGTLWNLPPLMVSLASYFLLILSLGRHTRQMQQNSTGSGDPSTLAHRRAIKIILSFLFLFLLYFLSFSILSSSYFLPATKMIMRIAEVITMLYPAGHSYVLILGNNKLKQMFVEMLWCEPGHLKPGSKGRFSP, from the coding sequence ATGTCGGGATTCACCGAGTGGGGCTTTCTCGTTCTGACTGTCACTGAGTTCATTCTGGGAATGCTGGGGAATGGTTTCATAGGGTTGGTCAATGGCAGCAGCTGGTTCAAGAACAAGAGAatctctttgtctgacttcatcATCACTAACTTGGCTCTTTCCAGGATTGTTCTGCTGTGCATTCTCTTGGTTGATGGTGTTTTAATGGTGTTCTCTCCCAAACTACATGATGAGGGGATAGTAATGCAAATTATTGATATTTTCTGGACATTTACAAACCATCTAAGCATTTGGCTTGCCACGTGTCTCAGTGTCTTCTACTGCTTGAAAGTTGCCAGTTTCTCCCATCCTACATTCCTCTGGCTCAAGTGGAGAGTTTCCAGGGTGGTTGTATGGATGCTGTTGAGTACCCTGCTCTTATCATGTGGCAGTGCCATCTCTGTGATCCGTGAATTTAAGATCTATTTTGCTCTCAGTGGAATCGATGGATCAGGCAACGTGACTGAGCTcgttagaaagaaaagagatgagtATAAACTCATCCATGTTCTTGGGACTCTGTGGAACCTCCCTCCCCTGATGGTGTCTCTAGCCTCCTACTTTCTGCTCATCCTCTCCCTGGGGAGGCACACGCGGCAGATGCAGCAAAACTCTACCGGTTCCGGAGACCCAAGTACTTTGGCCCACAGGAGGGCCATCAAAAtcatcctctccttcctctttctcttcctactttactttctttccttttcaattctGTCATCCAGTTATTTTCTGCCAGCAACTAAGATGATTATGAGGATTGCAGAAGTGATTACAATGCTATACCCTGCTGGCCACTCATATGTCCTCATTCTGGGAAACAACAAGCTGAAGCAGATGTTTGTGGAGATGCTCTGGTGTGAGCCTGGTCATCTGAAGCCTGGATCCAAGGGGCGCTTTTCTCCATAG
- the TAS2R4 gene encoding taste receptor type 2 member 4, which yields MLRILFFSSVIISAILTFVGLIVNLFIAVVNYKTWVKSHRISSSDKILFSLSITRFFILGLNMLLFIIPNTIRSAYFSTLFLTCWMFLDSNSLWFVTLLNALYCVKIANYQHSMFLLLKRNLSPKMPRLLLVCVLISAFTTLLYVVLRQVAPLPESVSGRNGTAFDINEGILSLLTPLVLSSLLQFILNVTAASLVINSLRRHVQRMHRNATVLWNPQTEAHVGAMKLMIYFLILYIPYSVVTLLHYLPSSVAVDLGAKSIYIIISTFYPPGHSVLILLTHPKLKTKAKKILRCTK from the coding sequence ATGCTTCggatactctttttttcttctgttattatcTCAGCAATTTTGACGTTTGTAGGACTCATTGTGAATCTGTTCATTGCAGTGGTCAATTATAAGACTTGGGTCAAGAGCCACAGAATCTCCTCTTCTGATAAAATCTTGTTCAGCTTGAGCATCACCAGATTTTTTATATTGGGACTGAATATGCTTTTATTCATCATTCCAAATACTATAAGGTCAGCCTATTTTTCCACGCTTTTTCTGACCTGTTGGATGTTTTTGGACTCGAACAGTCTTTGGTTTGTAACCTTGCTCAATGCCTTGTACTGTGTGAAGATTGCCAACTACCAACACTCCATGTTTCTCCTGCTAAAACGAAATCTTTCCCCCAAGATGCCCAGGCTGCTGCTGGTCTGTGTGCTGATTTCTGCCTTCACCACTCTCCTGTATGTGGTGCTCAGACAGGTAGCACCCCTACCTGAATCCGTGAGTGGAAGAAATGGCACAGCATTCGATATCAACGAGGGCATCTTGTCCTTGCTGACGCCTTTGGTCTTGAGCTCCCTTCTCCAGTTCATCCTCAATGTGACTGCTGCTTCCTTGGTAATCAACTCCTTGAGGAGGCACGTACAGAGGATGCACAGAAATGCCACTGTGCTTTGGAACCCCCAGACTGAAGCTCACGTGGGTGCTATGAAGCTGATGATCTATTTCCTCATACTCTACATTCCGTACTCAGTTGTTACCCTGCTCCATTATCTCCCTTCTTCTGTGGCAGTGGATTTGGGAGCCAAGtccatttatattattatttccacCTTTTACCCTCCAGGACATTCTGTTCTCATTCTTCTCACACATCCtaaactgaaaacaaaagcaaagaaaattcttCGTTGCACTAAATAG